AAATTCTCCATGGATTTGGGAAGAACTACCTCTTTGACTTATTCcttttgttgattgtggatctatGTGTTTATACGGGATTTTGTGGAggtagtggatgtgtgatttggttcttatttgagtgtttctcttcttcttgttgttgtgtTCATAGTTCTCCACCTCCAAGTGTTATTAGGAACTCTAGGGTCTCTACCCTATATCATCTTAGTCTCACACTTTGGAACCCTCCCCGTCCacctttctagcctaattttgttttgTTCCTTCCAAATTCGCAAATTGCCACCAAAAATACGCATACccaatttcttgcaatttgttgattTTGATGAGATTTCGTTCATTTGGATCCATGGATTTCTTGTATTGAGAGTGGATCTATGAGTGCCAACTTGTGGTATGGTgccatttttgaaaaaaaataaaacaaaaaaaccatATCTAGAAGTTTCAAATAAATCCGTGGAAACTTGTATGTGTTAACTATGGATCCATGAAATTTTGGTTTGGCAAAATGTAATGTGTATTTGTACAAAAGAATAAAGTTCCAGCCCAAAAACAAAAAAGGCCCATTTAAAAATACATATTTGTCTTTTCTCTGTAAGCCAAGTATGGAAGTAAAATGTTGTGAAATTTAAGACATATGTAGTATACATGTGTGTGTGTTTctacaaaaaaaatcaaatattttgcGTCGTAGAAAATGGTTTTTTGAAAAAAGGGCACCATGGTGCCACTTCTTACTTTTTTCCCACGGAATCCTTCCCATCCGCCCAAAGTCCAATGCTAAGCGTCAGCGCGCCGGCCCAACGTTTCGACTGATCGCACGCTAGCCGTCGGATTGCTTGTCCCGAGCCGTTGCATCCTTATCCACccatgtcgtcttcttccttcccccGCTTCACGACTATTCATCGTTCTCCTCCACGCGCAGGTCGCCGCATGGTAGTCGCCCCTCTCCCATGCACCCCGCAACACCCCGTTCCCGCCCTCTCCTCCTTGCCTCGTCCCCGCGACGCTCGCCGTCATCAATCACAAACAAAAAGGTGTTGACTGTAGCAGCTTTTTCGTTCGCGTTCTGTTGCATCCATGGTGGAAGGGAACTACATCGCACGTCCCCATCGAAGGCTTCTTGCAGCATCGCGGCTTGCCGCGCCGCTCAAAaagccatcgccgccgccatcgGTATCCTCGTGAACGGTTGTAGCAATCGTCAACACTTGTAGTAGCAAAAACAAACACCAATTGCAGCAAAAAGGCAGTCGCCGACGTCAGTGTCCTCGTAAACGGTTGTAGCAATCAACAACACCGGTAATAGCAACAAATGACACCGGTTCCAGCAAAAGGCCGTCGCCACCGTCGTGGGTCTTGGGTCATCATCAATGGTTGTAGCAATCGTCAAAGCTGGTAGTAGCAAAAAAACgtcgccggtagtagcaaaatccaACTACAGTTGAATATTTATTATCCACGATTGAAGTTTTTCTGTCATTGGTTGCAATTCTTTTCCACTTGCATGGTGCCGTAGTTGAAGCTTTCTTTATCTGCGATTGAAGTTTTTCTGTCAAATAGTTGCAGCTTTTCCTTGTTGGGCAGTGTCGATTCAAGCTTTCTCTATTTATTGTTGAATCATTTTTCAACAACTGTTGAAGTTGTTTTAGATCACGATTGCAACACTTGTATCTGCGTGGGTGTGGCCATGATAACAGGCACCCATGACATCTCCTTGCTGATTCTAGCATTTTCTCACCGCGTTTGCAGCCATGTGGTCACCTCGGTCACCATCATCAGGCGCACCCCGGCCGCCATGGTTGCAACATGTAGTCACCGCATGGGGANNNNNNNNNNNNNNNNNNNNNNNNNNNNNNNNNNNNNNNNNNNNNNNNNNNNNNNNNNNNNNNNNNNNNNNNNNNNNNNNNNNNNNNNNNNNNNNNNNNNNNNNNNNNNNNNNNNNNNNNNNNNNNNNNNNNNNNNNNNNNNNNNNNNNNNNNNNNNNNNNNNNNNNNNNNNNNNNNNNNNNNNNNNNNNNNNNNNNNNNNNNNNNNNNNNNNNNNNNNNNNNCGTCTCCAGCCGGCTTGCAGCATCTAGGCTCGCCGCCCCATGCCGGTTCAAGTCCAACTCCGAGGAGTTGGGAGTCGTCGGGAGCAAGGAGGTCGCTCCAGTTGTGGAGCTCGCCAGGAAAAGCCGTGGCGGAGCGAGAAACGGCCCATGGGATCACGGGGAGCAGATACGGATGTGATgcattgttgaagaagaaaaagaacgacaaaAAAAACTATGATACGTGGGTTTGTGTCCAACGCAGGGGTGCTAGGCGTACGACCGAAGCGAAACGCACACAGTCCCAGATGCAGATCCAGTCGAGCGGGCCACCCCAAGCCCCCTTTTCATACTGCAGCAATTGCTACACTATACAAAGATTTGTGCCTCATGCTCGGGTCTGGGGCCTAGATTCACCACTGCGCAGTCCCATCACAGCTAGATAGAGTCAGACACACATGAAGAAGCCGGCGATATATGCCGACGCTAGGACGGTCGGTGTTGCAGTGTCTCGAGAAATAGCTCAAGATCGTCATTATTCCGGGTGGTAGGCGAGTTCATCAGCCTCATCAACAAATATCCAGAGCGTCGTCGTCCTGTGGTTGCTTGTTCCTCATGGATCCACCGTGTAGCAGCGAAGGAGCAAGttccaaaaagaaagaaagaaaagaacctAGTACGCACCACCATCGCGACGCTTTGCCGTGCACGCCGTACGTCACGTTCCCCCTCTAGACCGTACTACTTACCACTCGTGTACGTGTTGCTCCGTGCCGCAGCCCCACTGGACCACACAGCCGAGTAACCACAACCGCAAACCGCCCCCCAGCACCTGGCCGAGAGCCGGGGCCTCCTTGTCTcacctcgccgccggccggccggcTCTGGCCGGCTTTGGAGAGAAGCGAGCCTCTTATCCTATCCCTTCTCGGCGGCGGGTTGCTCGGCCGGCGAGCTCAAGCTCCAATGTCAGTCAGTACGGGTACGTCAACTGCCTCTACCTCTCAGGCTCTCCCTAGCTGCTTTGCTTGAGCTTCAAAGAATTTGCTTTTCCTCTCGTCTCTGGTAGAGTTCGGATTCGGATTCTGAGTTATAGCCATTTCTTTTGCTGGGGAGGAGACAACTGCAAATTAGTGGGTTCCCTAGGCCGGAATCAGAATAACTGAATGAGTGTTCCTTGGTCAACCATATTTCGCCCGGCCAACCGCATCACAAAAGCACATCTTGCTAGTTGCTACTGCCTTTTTTCCTGTACCAATCTTGCCACACACTCTCTGCTCTACTAGATTATAATTCACCTTTTTCTTTGGGTTGTTAAGAGATGAACTTTCCCGACTTCTGCTCCAGCCTGCAGCCCGCGGAGATGTTCCAACTAGACAGAGTACTTTGCTCAGTGTTGTTCTAGCCAGGATATACAACTTCGAATTGTGTTCCATGAATCATAACTGAATTGCATCACCCTAGAATAGCAGAGCCTACTATGACCCGAGAATTTCATCACCTTGGAATTGCGGTCTTCTTTGACTAGAGCCATTTCAGCAGTCATGCATATCAGGTCAATTGTTCATCTCAAGTATAAGCAAAATCTCAAGCCATTGATGCTCCGAGCGGTTGCGTAGTCACCATCATTATGTGCCTTGTCAATTGCTACTAGTAATCGTGTACGTCCAATGTAGGTTAATTTTAATTGCATTGAAAATTAATATTTGGCAAGATCTTAATTGCATGTTGATATTAGGTAGCATATAACTATCGCTGATATTAGGTATGCTATCAATTAAGGGAGAGTGCTAAACATGTTTAGCGATAAACATCGGAGCTACATAAACCGTTGGATAGATGCGGTTGAACTGGTGAGATGTGTTGGATCTCCGCAACTAGCTCTTTTTATATTAAGTATagaagtatagatatagatatagatatagatatagatacttCAAAGTTCAAACTTCACCTGTGTAAGGTCAGGAAAGTGTTTATATGCTACCTACCAACCTTTTGTACCAAACTTCCCACATGCCCTTTGCTTGCAGCCAAAAAAATGATATTACATGTTAGGCATCTAACGTATGTTAACATAACATTCATCATTTTCTTCTAGCTAACCTCACATTTTTCTGCTACCTAACTTCACCTTCCCTTCTTGTATGAACCAGCTGCGTGCCATCACCACGTATCTCTCATTTGAAGAAATCTGTGCTTCAAGTTCAGTAGAGGAGAATGAGGCTGGTGTGTGTAAATGGCCTGAGATTCAGGCACCTCAGGCTTGCGTTCCTCGCCATCTTTGCGGCGTTTCTTCTTTGGAAATGGGAGAAGGGATCACTGTACAGTCCTGGTATCCTCCGACCGGAGCCATTGGTCTTGAGTGAGTTATCCAGGTCCTCTCAAATTATAAGCCCAagaactaatattctttcaaggtCCTCTCTGTGGGTCATCTTGGGGCTTGTTTTCCCAGTAAATTTCTGTTGCTCACTCACAGTTTGTAGATCGGAATACCTCCATGGAGGAAGATCCCCCCATCATCGATCCATTGGTGCAGTCGGTCACTGAAGTAGGAAAGGAAGGCATTTCTGCGCCTCCACCTCTGACCATAGTTCATAACTCTGAAGATGTCGCTGATAACGCGGGAACAGCACCTCCTCAGAAGAAAGGTAATTCACTATCTCACACCCTTTGCTAGCTTGTGCTATTGCCTTTTGAGATGTATTATGTTAAGCTTAGCTTTCTCCTAAATTTTTGCTTCATCGATATTTTAGAATGTGACTACAGGAATGGAGAATGGGTTCCTGATAACCGCAGGCCACTGTATTCTGGCCCCAGATGTAAAAGATGGCTCTCTGAGAGCTGGAACTGCAGATTGACACAACGCACAGATTTCGCTTACGAGAAATTTAGATGGCAGCCTGAAGGCTGCAATATGCCACTGTTTCAAGCTGCCCAATTCTTGACAAGGTATATGTTGCTGCTCCTTCAGTTTGAATTTGCTGGAGATGCTATGCACTACATTCTTTCGCTTAGGATTTTTAGAGCTTTTCAGGTAATCTATCATACTAATTTGGATGTGTTTCAGAATGCAGGATAAAACCATTGCTTATGTAGGCGACTCTTTAGGGAGGCAGATGTTCCAGTCGATGATATGCATGCTTGCAGCATCTGGGAAACATCATTCAGATGTGGAGGATGTTGGCTCCAAGTACGGAATGGCCCAGACACATCGTGCAAAACGACCAACACGGTCAGTAGGCTCGGCCTACCGGTTCCGGAGCACAAACACGACCGTCCTGTATTACTGGTCATCAACACTCTGTGATCTGGAGCCTCTCAGGCGATCAAATCCAGCTGCCGGTTACGCCATGCACCTTGATCGCCCACCTTCGTTTCTCAAGAAGAACCTTCACAGGCTCCACGTCCTGGTTCTGAACACCGGGCATCACTGGAACAGGGGTAAGCTGAAGGCGAACAAGTGGGAAATGTACGCCTCGGGAGCACCGAATAACAATCGAGAGATCGCCAGCATGTGGAAGGCGAAGAACTTCACTATACATGGTGTTATTAAGTGGCTAGATGCCCAGCTTCCTAGATATCCCCACCTGAAGGTGTTCTACAGGTCACTGTCACCAAGGCATTTCTTCAATGGGGAGTGGAACACCGGAGGCACTTGCAACAACAAGGATCCTTTGGCCAAGGGTAACAGGGTATTTCAGAATCATTCTGAAGATGCCGACGGCGAGGGAGCGGTCAAGGGCACTAGGATCAAGCTCTTGGATATCACCGCGCTTTCACGGCTACGGGACGAAGGGCACATATCAAAGTACAGTATCAGAGCTACACCAGGGGTCCAAGATTGCCTGCACTGGTGCCTTCCAGGTGTTCCAGACACATGGAATGAAATACTGGCCGCTCAACTGTAGGCACTTGGCTGCTGTCAGGGCAGGCTCAGAGGTTTATATTCATCTTAACCCGTCTTTAGAAGCTTTGCTCATCGTAAGTTATGATAAGCTAGCGAAGGGCGTCTTTCCATCATGAAAGTTATGATAAGCTAGCGAAGGGCGTCTTTCCATCATGAACGGAGTACAGTTCATGAACGTTACTTTTCACCATGTAACTCTGTAACACTTGTTATGCCGGTATACAGTTCAAAAACATTCTTTTCAAGACCATGAAACACTGTTATACGTGATCACGTGTTCAACAAAGAAACAAGATGAGAATACCACCCAGTATGACAAGCTTATATCAAGTATCCCTGCCAGGGAAATTCTATAAATGGTGTATCTCCAGGTTAAACGGGCTTACAAAAAGGAAGCTACAAAGTACAAACTGGTAACGATCAAATTTCAAGAACACAAAGACCCCAAGCTCAAAAATTACAAGACCTAGTGATACATGTGACCTTTGTCCAACCACTAGCCAAATATACCGATATAAAGCACTGATGGTCACAGTCATAACTTCAAAAAACAGGACAAAAAGCTTCTTGGTATCACCAAACGCACACATGACTAAGCAGTGGCATCAAGACAAATCCAAGCCATCCAGCCAAGCATCACCACTTCAGATAAGTTGTCAATCATAACTGGCATTCAGAAACTTCAACAGTTCATTGCGCTTGCTCTCAGCCGCCTTATCTTCCTTGGATTTCTCGAGCTTCATCATTATCTACAAATTAAGTCAAATAGTTCATACTTCATAGTCCCACTTAGATTGGAATGAGTTTCATTCCAGCAGGTACAACATCTTATTGTTGTGTGAGTATACAACCCAAAAGATAAGCATCAAAATGGTAGAGAAATCGTCCTCCTCACCTTTTTACCAGAGATAACACTCCTTTTGCCGCTTTCCTCCTTCTCACGGCCAAGGAACTAATAAACAAAATAAATTGCATTTGAAAATGATTATAAGACAACAAACAAATGAAAAGGCGCACAGGAAATATTTATACCTTGGAAAGCTGGACCGGACCGCTAGAACGTTCACTCTCTTTCTTCTGCATAAAGCTCCCGCATTGAAGAGAACAAAACATAACAACCAAGACAACCAGCAAGCCAATACACCATGTTGTCACCCGTTCACGAATCCCAGCTCCAATGTCAAAGAGCCAACCCAGAAACAGGTAGCAAGAAATATAAGGATCTCTCACATGGAAATAAAAAGGATAAGAAATATTTCTGTTGCTAAGACAGTGTGTAGTACATGATAttgaatatttttcaattcatATATGACCAATGATAAATCTAATTATACCAACAGTTGCTGATTTACAGAAAACGATTATTACATGTGATAAATTCAATTTACCAAAATTTTATGCTATGATAAAAGGTATTTTTTTAGGTAAGTAGAAAATTTACCTCTCTGTGTTTACTCTTGTCCCGTTTATGATGCCTATCCTTGCTTCGCTCTCTTTCCCTAGACTGCCAGAATGAGGATACATTGAGTCAATGAGAGGCCAAGTACTAAGTGTGTGCTGAAAAAACTGACAAGACATCAAACATATATGAATTGCTGGGGCAGTACCTTCCTTGATCTACTGCTCTTCTTATGCTTGCGTGATCTGCCAGATGCCTCGCGGTCACTATCATAAGAGCTTGCGCTACTACAAAAAGAATCAGACACTTCAATATGCCAAAGTAGGGTCAACTGCAAGCAGAAATTACTACTGAATATAGTCTAAAACACAAACAGCATTATCCATATTTCATCCATGAAGCTTAGACAGAGGATTAATGGCTGGAAATTAGTAGAATAAATTTGCTCATGCAACTACTTTATCCACTATTAATCACAATCTGAATCTCCTCAAAGCCTGGCCTTTATCTAGCTAATACACTAAACCATCATGAGTCGTGACTAAAAAGATCACAGCAATTAAATATTTGATCACTATTTGCAAAAGGAGTATCCCATCCTTCTTCAGAACCACTCAATTCAGGTTCACCTAAACTTGTTCCTGGATACAAGTTGGAAGATCCCAATTCCCTACAATCCAAAAATACAAACAAAACTGGAGTCCTAAACTCAAATACACTTCCCCTTGAACAGATACAAACTCACTTTAGTATGTGCTTCGTTTGGGTTCCCAAAACAACTTTTCTTCAGGAACGTGATGTTTGCTATTAAAAACATTCTCTAGAACCTAAGGTTAACCTATTCTTTAGCTGCCCAAAGTTTGACATCATAATAGCTCAAATCACAGAGAAAAATTCGTCATAGAATAAAATATCGATTTGCAATAACCAGACAACCCCCACCTCCACTTCTTAGAAGATATATCAGCACCCTCAGCTCGTATCTAAGAAGCTCTTATCTTGAAAATTTTCTATTAACTGATGAAAGAACAGAACACTGCTTTGTTAAAAGTTCCGGATTTAGATCACAACCATTCTCCTCCCCTTATCACCTTACATGATTACATTCTTTGACCAGCACTACAGCTCTATCCCCATCAATAGCAATCCGATGCGGAACTGTCAACATTGGTTCTTTTCACAGAAAAATATCATTTTTTGAAGGAAAAGGCAGAGCAGTTTCTGCCTTATGCATTTCAAAACAGAAAAATATCATCATAGAATAGAACATCGATTGCCAATGACCAGATGGCCCTCACCTCCACTTCGTAAAAGACATTTCACCCCAAAATTTGGCAAATAGAAAAGTGGCGCTCACCAGTCATTTATAAATAGTCAGCACGCTCAACTCGTATCTAAGAAGCCTTTCCTTTATCATACAAGAGATTTCTATAACAGGAAGAACAAAACGATGCTAGTTAAAAGTTCCAGGTCTAAATCGCAAC
This window of the Triticum aestivum cultivar Chinese Spring chromosome 5D, IWGSC CS RefSeq v2.1, whole genome shotgun sequence genome carries:
- the LOC123119783 gene encoding protein trichome birefringence-like 14 isoform X1, which translates into the protein MRLVCVNGLRFRHLRLAFLAIFAAFLLWKWEKGSLYSPGILRPEPLVLNRNTSMEEDPPIIDPLVQSVTEVGKEGISAPPPLTIVHNSEDVADNAGTAPPQKKECDYRNGEWVPDNRRPLYSGPRCKRWLSESWNCRLTQRTDFAYEKFRWQPEGCNMPLFQAAQFLTRMQDKTIAYVGDSLGRQMFQSMICMLAASGKHHSDVEDVGSKYGMAQTHRAKRPTRSVGSAYRFRSTNTTVLYYWSSTLCDLEPLRRSNPAAGYAMHLDRPPSFLKKNLHRLHVLVLNTGHHWNRGKLKANKWEMYASGAPNNNREIASMWKAKNFTIHGVIKWLDAQLPRYPHLKVFYRSLSPRHFFNGEWNTGGTCNNKDPLAKGNRVFQNHSEDADGEGAVKGTRIKLLDITALSRLRDEGHISKYSIRATPGVQDCLHWCLPGVPDTWNEILAAQL
- the LOC123119783 gene encoding protein trichome birefringence-like 16 isoform X2; the encoded protein is MEEDPPIIDPLVQSVTEVGKEGISAPPPLTIVHNSEDVADNAGTAPPQKKECDYRNGEWVPDNRRPLYSGPRCKRWLSESWNCRLTQRTDFAYEKFRWQPEGCNMPLFQAAQFLTRMQDKTIAYVGDSLGRQMFQSMICMLAASGKHHSDVEDVGSKYGMAQTHRAKRPTRSVGSAYRFRSTNTTVLYYWSSTLCDLEPLRRSNPAAGYAMHLDRPPSFLKKNLHRLHVLVLNTGHHWNRGKLKANKWEMYASGAPNNNREIASMWKAKNFTIHGVIKWLDAQLPRYPHLKVFYRSLSPRHFFNGEWNTGGTCNNKDPLAKGNRVFQNHSEDADGEGAVKGTRIKLLDITALSRLRDEGHISKYSIRATPGVQDCLHWCLPGVPDTWNEILAAQL
- the LOC123119784 gene encoding peptidyl-prolyl cis-trans isomerase G, translating into MAPSASSSSSDGTDSTGSSSSSGSDRRVRRRHSRRKDAAPSTSSSSALKVRKDRKSRHKRRRRERRKSRSDDDSYSSASSYDSDREASGRSRKHKKSSRSRKSRERERSKDRHHKRDKSKHREKKESERSSGPVQLSKFLGREKEESGKRSVISGKKIMMKLEKSKEDKAAESKRNELLKFLNASYD